The following is a genomic window from Leptotrichia hongkongensis.
AATCATTTTTTTTATTTTTGTAGGATTGCTCATTGCCGCAAATCCTACAACCTATGGCTAGTCTACGACATTTTTCTGCACTGCCAAAAAACTCGCTATGCTCAGACAGTTTTGCCAGCACAGAAAAATGCTCCGACGGGTTATTTATACTAGAATCTGATTAAAAAATGAAAATTATATTTTAATTATTTGAAAATATTAGGTTTATATACTTTATTAATTAGAAAAGTTTGTAATAATTTCGTTATTTAAACGGAGTTTAGTATTAATTTGATTAGCGTGAATATAGGTGAATTAGACAGGAAGATTTTTGAAAAGAAATTTTTCTGTCTTTTTTGTAAAAGAAAAAAGCTATCTCAATAAGAAATAGCTAATTTTAGATTGTTTTTTATTCAAAATAATTTTTATTTTTATCAAATTTTTGTTGAACTTTATCCTTTTCAGAAATTGTCAGTTCATCGGGATTTATTCCAAATTCTTCAAATTTCCAGTCAATATTTAAAGTTTTGTCGCTCCATAAAAGTCCACTGTCGTATTCTGGAGCATATAAATCTGTACATCTGTAAACAAATTCTGTTTCATCTTCAAGTGTTAGAAATCCATGTGCAAAGCTTTCTGGAACATAGAACATTAATTTGTTTTCAGCAGATAATTTTACTGCATACCATTTTCCAAAAGTTTCACTTTCTTTTCTTAAATCAACTGCCACATCGTAGACGCTTCCTTTTATTACTCGTACTAATTTTCCTTGAGTGTGTTTTGTCTGGAAGTGAAGTCCACGTAAAACGCCTTTTTTAGATTTTGAGTGATTATCTTGGACGAAGTTCATTGTAAGTCCTAATTCCTCAAAGGATTTTTGGTTGTAAGTTTCCATAAAAAATCCTCTTTCATCTCCAAAAACTTTTGGTTCGATTATTACTAAATCTTTTATTGGGGTTTCTTTTATTGTAAAATTATTCATTAATTTGCTCCTTTTTTGTATAAATTTGATTATTTATTTCTGTACATTTCTTCGTAATATTTTTGATAATCTCCTGATACTACTTCGTTTACCCAGTCCTGATGTTCCAAGTACCATTTTACAGTTTTTCTGATACCTGTTTCAAAATCTGTTTCTGGATACCATCCTAAATCCCTTGCAATTTTCGAAGGGTCAATGGCATATCTCATATCGTGTCCAAGTCTATCTTGAACATAAGTAATTAAATCATAATTTATATTTTGCAGGTCAGTTTTTAGAACTTTTTTATATTCGTCATTATTTTCAATTTCTTCTTTTAAAATGTCGATAACCAATTTTACAATATTAATATTTTGTTCTTCGTTAAAACCACCAATATTGTAAATTTCGTAAATATCAGCATTTCTTAAAACTAAGTCGATTCCTTTACAATGATCTTCTACGTAAAGCCAATCCCTTACATTGTCACCTTTTCCGTAAACTGGCAGCTTTTTACCTTCCAGTACATTTTTAATCATAAGTGGAATTAATTTTTCTGGAAAATGGTAAGGTCCATAGTTGTTTGAACATCTTGTAATATTTATTGGCATTTTGTAAGTTTCACCGTAGGCAATTACGATGTGGTCGGCACTCGCTTTGGAAGCTGAATATGGGCTTCTTGGGTCAAGTGAAGTTTTTTCTGTGAAGAAATTTTTTCCGTAAGTTTTTAAATTTGTTCTATTTTTTACAACTTTTTTCACTTCTTCATCGTCAATTACCAAGTCAATCGCTGTGTCATAATCTTTTGAAAGACTTCCGTAAACTTCATCTGTAGAAACTTGTAAATATTTTACGCCTTCTCTGTAAACTGGATATCCATTTTCATCTTTTGAAACCGTCCATGCTTTTTTAGCATTTTCTAGAAGATTTTGAGTACCAAGAATGTTTGTTTCTAAAAATATTTGTGGATTTTCAATAGAACGGTCAACGTGTGATTCGGCTGCAAAGTTTACAACAAAATCAATTTCATTTTCAGAAAAAATTCTCGCAATTTCCTTTTGATCACGAATATCAACTTTTTCAAATTTTACTCTTTCATCTTTAATTTCTTCAGCAATTGTACCTAAATTCCCAGCATAAGTTAGCATGTCTACGACAATTACCTTAATTTCATCATTTTTATATTTATTTAAAATATACTTTAAATAATTGGCACCTATAAAGCCTGCGGCACCTGTCACTAGATATGTTTTCATATTTCCTCCTAATTAATTTACTGTAATTTACAGTTTTTTTATTTATCATCACCAATTAAATTATACAATCTTTTTTGATTTTTTCCAAATAAAAATTGTTATAGTAAAGTCATTTTAAAATTATGATAATTTTATAAAAGTTTATTGATTTTTTTTATTAGTTTTTTTTGGAATATGAATACATTTATTTGTTTTTCTGGGATTGTATATCATAATTCTAGAATAAGATTTTTTTATATTTTTTTTGAAAAAAGTCTTTTCTGGGTGAAGTTTTATATATTTTTCAATTAATTTTAAAATTTTGTAAATTTCAATGAATATTGGAAGAAGAACTATAATAAAAATTAGCAGGTAAGATTTTGAGAAATATGAAAAAATAATGCTTGTCAGATTGTAACCTTTTTTTGAATTTGTGTCAAAGAACAAATTAAATATTATATTTCTCATTAATAGAGTCTGAATTAATGCTATTGGGAACATTATAAGCTTTATTGTTCTTAGGATAGCAAAAACAGATTTTTTTATTGTCTGTATGTTTTTTTCATCTGACATTAGAGAGTTAATAATTTTTTCTTTTTCTTCAAATGGGAAATTGTAATATTCATATTCTATTAGAATAAAAATTATTAAAAATACAAATAAAAATATATTTATTGTCTTTTTTATCTGTAAATTTGTTCCCATTACCCCAAAATCGCTAATTTTCTTACTAGTGTCTCTTAATTCAAAATTATTGTTTAATATTAAAGTTTCACCATTTTCCAGTTTAATTATTTTTCCGTATACTTCTCCTTCGATAGTTTCTTTATTTTTTAGTTTTATTTTTACAATATCCCAGTTAAAGTAGATAATTTTTCCTTTTAACCACATAATTTCATTTTTTTCATTGATAAAAGATAAATTTACCCTGTTGTTATCATCAATCACAGTATCTTTAATATTTATAAATCCCTTTTGAGAATCCTCGTAAGTTATAATTTTTAGGTTTTTGTCTATTTTCCATTTTATTTTGCTGTCTTTGTTTATTATTTCGATGGAACTGTTTTTTAAGTCATCAATAGAATTTATTTCAGCATTTTTTATCAGAATAGATTTTTTATTTAACATTTCCAGCTCATTTTTGTGGGAATTGAGAAAATATCCTATTCCAAGAAATATTATTATTGCAGGAAATATTTTTTTTATATTGAAATTGTAATAATAGGCACTAAAAATTTTCTTTTTTATAATTGTGGTAATTAATATTGAAAAAAGTGATAAGATAATGATGATTATGGCAAAAACATAGATAAAATAATTATATCCCTTTAAATTTAACGATATATTTAAAAAAGAAATATAAAATAAGGTTATAAACAAAATTCTGATAATATAACTATTTGTGTTAATAATTGATATTTTTCCACTTTTTACATCCTGAATCTTTTCTATTTTTTTATTAATTTTATTTTTATTGAATTTTGCTTGCTTCAATTTTTCATTCAGAAGTCTCAACTTTCTATTTAGTTCATTTAACAGTTTTGTATTGTCGTTTAATTCTTTTTTTCGCTTATTTTTATAGTATTTTTTTAGAAATTCTATAATTTCTATTTTACTTTTGAACATTTCTTTCATAATTTTCCTCCTTTACTGCTAAATTTTGTTTTGTTATTATAGCATATATTTTATTATTTTTTTCATATATAAATTATAGAATAGCGAATTGATGAAATTTGTATTATACTCGAACCCATTTAAAATCGAACTGATAGAAATTATATAATTTAGGGTTTGAGTAAAATAGTTATAATTTCTGAGTTTTGTTTTAAACTAGTTTTACTATAGTATTCTTGAAAAAAATTAGATTTATTGCAGAATTTATGGTATTATAAATAATGGCATTTTAATTAGAAAATAAAATTTTTTAAAAAAGGAAACTTGTAGATGACTGGGAGAGAAAAGGAAATAAAAGAGGCTAGAATAAAAGAATTGCTAGCAAAAAGGGAAGAATATTTAAATAATGGCGAAATTGAAAAAGAAATTAATGTTTTAAGAGAATTAAGAATATTGTTCAAGAGAGTTTTTGGACAGGAAAGTGAAGAGAATGCGAAGATTCTGACAGAACTTGGAAATGCGTTAAAGTATGTGGAAAAATTTGAAGAATCTATAAGGCTTTTAACAAAGGCGGAAAAAATAATTTTAAAGAATTATGGAGAGAATAGTCTTGCTTTTGTAACTTGTAATGCTAATATTGCTGAAGTTTATAGAGTTATGAAAAAGTATGAAAAAGTTGAGGAAAGATATCATAAGGCTATAAAAATATATAAAAAAAATAATTTTAGGAATGGATATGTATTTTCAGGGATATGTAATAATTTAGGGCTTTTTTATGAAGAGTGCGAACAGTATCAGGATTCAATAAAATGGCAGAAAAAAAGTTTGGAAATATTAAAAGAGTTGGAGAATAGCGAAATTCAGAAAGCAATTATATTAAGCAATATGGTAAAATCCTACATAAAGCTGAATGAAAAAAAGTTGGCAGAAAATACAATGGAAAAAGCTTTAGAAATATTACAAAATCAAGTTGGAGAAAATAGCAATCTATATTTAAATATTTTGAATAACTTGATAAACGTCTATTTGGAAAATAAAAGCTATAAAAAAACTTTAGCATTGCTAGAAAGATATGAAAAAATTTCTAAGAAAATTTTAGGAATTGAAAATGAAAATTATAAAAATATTTTAGAAAAAATAAAGATTGTAAAAAAAGAGATTGATAAAAATAAAATGGAACAGTATGTTTGGAAAAATAAAGCTGTAAGAAAATTAAAGAATTAGCAATTTAAAACTAAACAGGATAAACTATAAAAAATGGAGTTGAATAAATTATGGATAAATTAGAAGATTTTTTGAAATATTCTGTGCTATTTTCTTATTATGGCGAACTTTTCCCGAAAAAGAAAAGGCAGTATCTGGAACTTTATCTTGAAGAGAACAGTTCTCTTTCAGAAATCGCTGAACAATATGGAGTAACAAGACAGGCAGTTTTTGACAATATAAAAAAAGGAGTTCAAAAACTGGATGAATATGAGAGCAAACTTGGAATATTTGAGAAAGAAAAAGAACTGAAGAGAAAATTGGAACATTTGAGAAAAAATTTTACTATGAAAAATCTAGAAAAAATAATAGAAGACTTTGATTACGCAGAATAATTTTTCAAATGGAAAAACAAAAATAAAAAATAAACTGCTATTGACAAAAGCAAAAGTTGGGGTATAATGTTTATGTAAAGAATATGTAAAATTATAAATTAAGGTTATTACTATTTGGATTAGACAAAACTGAAACGGCGGGAAATGCTTCTAATAAACGTTTTCCACCTTTGGTTTTGCCTTTTTTATTTTCAGATTGTTAATATTTCGCCAAAGAAAAATATTGTAAAAAAATAAGAAATATTCTTGTTTTTGTGGGGTTTTAGTGCTATATTTTTGATGTAAATAAAATTATTAAAAATATTAAATACAAAAGTTTTTTAGGAGGAGGTAGAAATGGGATTTAGAAAAGATTTTTTGTGGGGCGGAGCTACTGCTGCGAATCAGCTTGAAGGAGCATTTGATGTGGATGGGAGAGGGCTTGCCAATGTAGATTTGTCGCCAGTTGGGGAAGACAGGCTTGCTGTGATTACTGGGGAGCGAAAAATGCTGGAATTTGACGATGAGCATTTTTATCCTGCTAAAGGGGCGATTGATTTTTATCATAGATACAAGGAAGATATTGCATTATTTGCAGAAATGGGATTTAAGACTTATAGAATGTCGATAGCATGGACTCGTATTTTCCCAAATGGAGATGAAGAAACTCCAAATGAAAAAGGGCTTGAATTTTATGAAAATGTATTTAAGGAATGTAGAAAATACGGTATTGAGCCATTAGTTACAATAACGCACTTTGATTTTCCAATTCATTTAATCAAGGAATATGGCGGATGGAGAAACAGAAAAGTTATTGATTTTTACAAAAGATTGTGTACTGTAATTTTCACTAGATATAAAGGGCTTGTAAAATACTGGCTTACATTTAATGAAATTAATATTTTATTACACGCACCATTTATGGGAGCAGGAATTGTTTTTGAAGAAGGGGAAAATAAAAATCAGGTTTTATATACTGCGGCACACAACGAATTGGTGGCAAGTGCTTGGGCTACAAAAATTGGACATGAAATTGATCCTGAAAATAAAATTGGATGTATGCTTGCAGCTGGAAAATTTTATCCACTTACTTCAAAACCTGAAGATGTATGGACTGCACTTGAAAAAGACAGAGAAAATTATTTTTTCATAGATGTGCAGGCTCGTGGATATTATCCTAATTATGCTAAGAAATTTTTTGAAAGAGAAAATATAAATATTGGAATTACAAATGAAGATGAGCAAATTTTGAGGGAAAATCCAGTTGATTTTGTTAGTTTTTCTTATTATACAACTCGTTGTATTTCTGCTGAAGCTGATAAACTTGGAGAAGGAAACTTGCTAAAAACAATAAGAAATCCATATATTGAAGTGACAGACTGGGGATGGGGATTAGATCCGTTAGGATTTAGAACAACAATAAACGAAATTTATGACAGATACCAAAAACCGTTGTTTGTTGTGGAAAACGGGCTTGGAGCTGTGGATGTTCCAGATGCGGATGGATATGTGGAAGATGATTATAGAATTGAATATTTGAGAGATCATATAAAGGCAATGAAGGAAGCTGTTGAACTGGATGGAGTAGAACTTCTAGGGTATACAACTTGGGGACCTATCGACTTAGTAAGTGCGGGAACAGGAGAAATGAAAAAACGTTACGGATTTATTTATGTAGATAGAGATAACGATGGAAATGGGACATTGAAGAGAAGCAAGAAAAAATCATTTGACTGGTATAAAAAAGTTATTGCAAGTAATGGAGAAGATTTGGATTAGCATTTGAAATTATTTATTGAAGAAATTAGTAAAAAATAAGGGGATTTTTAAAATAGCGAATCCCCTTTGCTTTTATGTCAAACTTTTTAAAATGAAATTGAGAAACTTAAATAAAATGCGAATTATAGAAAAAATAAAAATGTAATAATAAATCCTTCTGAAAATAGGAATAAATTTTTATAATAACTATTTCATAATTATTCAACTTTTTTCTTTTTTATTTTCGTAGGATTGCTCATTGCCGCAAATCCTTACCTTGCAATAAAGATTCATCCTAATAATTAAAAATTATGGCAAGATTGCTACGCAATAACCTATGGCTACTCTACGGCATTTCTCTGCACTGACAAAAAACTCGCTATGCTCAAACAGTTTTGCCAGCACAGAAAAACGCTCCGACGGATTAGTATTAAAATGAAATTGAGAAATTTAAATAATATCAGAATTTTATAAAAAATAAAAATACAAAGGGAGAATTGGTATGAGTATATTTTATTGGAATAATAGATTTAGCAAGATAAGAGTCTTTTCAGGAGCACAATTAAAATATATCGCTTTTTTAT
Proteins encoded in this region:
- the ylxM gene encoding YlxM family DNA-binding protein, which encodes MDKLEDFLKYSVLFSYYGELFPKKKRQYLELYLEENSSLSEIAEQYGVTRQAVFDNIKKGVQKLDEYESKLGIFEKEKELKRKLEHLRKNFTMKNLEKIIEDFDYAE
- a CDS encoding 6-phospho-beta-glucosidase, with translation MGFRKDFLWGGATAANQLEGAFDVDGRGLANVDLSPVGEDRLAVITGERKMLEFDDEHFYPAKGAIDFYHRYKEDIALFAEMGFKTYRMSIAWTRIFPNGDEETPNEKGLEFYENVFKECRKYGIEPLVTITHFDFPIHLIKEYGGWRNRKVIDFYKRLCTVIFTRYKGLVKYWLTFNEINILLHAPFMGAGIVFEEGENKNQVLYTAAHNELVASAWATKIGHEIDPENKIGCMLAAGKFYPLTSKPEDVWTALEKDRENYFFIDVQARGYYPNYAKKFFERENINIGITNEDEQILRENPVDFVSFSYYTTRCISAEADKLGEGNLLKTIRNPYIEVTDWGWGLDPLGFRTTINEIYDRYQKPLFVVENGLGAVDVPDADGYVEDDYRIEYLRDHIKAMKEAVELDGVELLGYTTWGPIDLVSAGTGEMKKRYGFIYVDRDNDGNGTLKRSKKKSFDWYKKVIASNGEDLD
- a CDS encoding tetratricopeptide repeat protein, with amino-acid sequence MTGREKEIKEARIKELLAKREEYLNNGEIEKEINVLRELRILFKRVFGQESEENAKILTELGNALKYVEKFEESIRLLTKAEKIILKNYGENSLAFVTCNANIAEVYRVMKKYEKVEERYHKAIKIYKKNNFRNGYVFSGICNNLGLFYEECEQYQDSIKWQKKSLEILKELENSEIQKAIILSNMVKSYIKLNEKKLAENTMEKALEILQNQVGENSNLYLNILNNLINVYLENKSYKKTLALLERYEKISKKILGIENENYKNILEKIKIVKKEIDKNKMEQYVWKNKAVRKLKN
- the rfbC gene encoding dTDP-4-dehydrorhamnose 3,5-epimerase; the encoded protein is MNNFTIKETPIKDLVIIEPKVFGDERGFFMETYNQKSFEELGLTMNFVQDNHSKSKKGVLRGLHFQTKHTQGKLVRVIKGSVYDVAVDLRKESETFGKWYAVKLSAENKLMFYVPESFAHGFLTLEDETEFVYRCTDLYAPEYDSGLLWSDKTLNIDWKFEEFGINPDELTISEKDKVQQKFDKNKNYFE
- a CDS encoding dTDP-glucose 4,6-dehydratase — translated: MKTYLVTGAAGFIGANYLKYILNKYKNDEIKVIVVDMLTYAGNLGTIAEEIKDERVKFEKVDIRDQKEIARIFSENEIDFVVNFAAESHVDRSIENPQIFLETNILGTQNLLENAKKAWTVSKDENGYPVYREGVKYLQVSTDEVYGSLSKDYDTAIDLVIDDEEVKKVVKNRTNLKTYGKNFFTEKTSLDPRSPYSASKASADHIVIAYGETYKMPINITRCSNNYGPYHFPEKLIPLMIKNVLEGKKLPVYGKGDNVRDWLYVEDHCKGIDLVLRNADIYEIYNIGGFNEEQNINIVKLVIDILKEEIENNDEYKKVLKTDLQNINYDLITYVQDRLGHDMRYAIDPSKIARDLGWYPETDFETGIRKTVKWYLEHQDWVNEVVSGDYQKYYEEMYRNK